Proteins encoded together in one Candidatus Paceibacterota bacterium window:
- a CDS encoding NADAR family protein — MLKTKYQNRDPQLETSGKIVGFYEREFYCFSNFSSFAVRWNGRLWPTSEHAYQAAHFFKTAPDLVEKIYKAKSADEAKRIANANAHKDPINWVKKKVAIMEDILRHKLNQNPYVMHKLLQTGKRKIVEDSPKDYFWGWGKKRDGRNELGKIWMKLRNETIKRS; from the coding sequence ATGTTAAAAACAAAATATCAAAATAGAGATCCTCAATTAGAAACTTCAGGTAAAATTGTCGGATTTTACGAAAGAGAATTTTATTGTTTTTCTAACTTTTCCAGTTTTGCAGTTAGATGGAATGGAAGGCTATGGCCGACTTCTGAACATGCATATCAAGCCGCGCATTTTTTTAAAACCGCGCCTGATTTGGTAGAAAAAATTTATAAAGCTAAATCGGCAGACGAAGCCAAAAGAATTGCCAACGCGAATGCACATAAAGATCCAATAAATTGGGTAAAGAAAAAAGTAGCGATTATGGAAGACATACTCAGGCACAAATTAAATCAGAATCCTTATGTAATGCATAAGTTATTGCAAACCGGAAAAAGAAAAATTGTCGAAGACTCTCCGAAAGATTATTTTTGGGGATGGGGCAAGAAAAGAGACGGAAGAAATGAATTAGGGAAGATTTGGATGAAGTTAAGGAATGAAACAATAAAGAGGAGCTAA
- a CDS encoding RNA-binding protein, translated as MAKKLYVGGLSYNTTDATLKETFSAAGTVESAAVIIDRMSNRSKGFGFVEMSTDEEAQKAIEMFNGKEIEGRNVTVNEARPMEPRAPRQGGFNRGDRGSDRGSRDRW; from the coding sequence ATGGCTAAAAAATTATATGTAGGTGGATTGTCTTACAACACCACCGATGCCACTTTAAAGGAAACTTTTTCCGCAGCTGGAACAGTTGAATCGGCAGCCGTCATTATAGACAGGATGAGCAACCGTTCAAAAGGATTCGGCTTCGTAGAAATGTCTACTGACGAAGAGGCACAAAAAGCGATTGAAATGTTCAACGGCAAAGAGATCGAAGGCAGGAACGTTACCGTGAATGAAGCCCGTCCGATGGAGCCAAGAGCTCCCAGACAAGGCGGATTCAACCGCGGCGACAGAGGATCTGACAGAGGTAGCAGAGATCGCTGGTAA